From Marivirga harenae, one genomic window encodes:
- the nosZ gene encoding Sec-dependent nitrous-oxide reductase, whose product MKTHFLNYAAGLSLIFLMASCGNQGSETSQVLGGSAAEQAYVAPGEYDEFYAFMSGGYSGQITAYGLPSGRLLKEIPVFSKYPENGYGYSEETKAMFNTSYGEVPWDDSHHIELSQTNGEFDGRWLFVNGNNTPRIARVDLKTFETVEILEIPDVAGLHCAPFITENSEYLVSGTRFSVPIPQKDVPIDTYKQNFKGLINYVSVDPEHGHMELAFQIEMPGFNYDLARNGKGKSHGWSFLTTYNSEQEHSLLEVNASQKDKDLMAVINWKKAEQYMKEGKFTERETSYFHNLMNEETTIAESEEKTLTKILDPKNCPDMVYFIPVPKSPHGCDVDPTGEYIVGNGKLSADMSVYSFDKIMKAIEEKKFDGEFDGIPIISYEAALDGIVKKPGLGPLHTEFDGKGNAYTTFFISSEVVKWDVESKEILDRQSTFYSPGHLVIPGGETRKPDGKYLVAMNKITKDRYLPTGPELAHSAQLFDISGDKMKLILDFPTKGEPHYAQAIAADKIQPNSVKFYDIENNKHPHATLGESKTKVVRDGNEVHVYMTAIRSHLAPDNIEGFKVGDKVYFHLTNLEQDWDVPHGFAIQGATNAELLVMPGQTRTLVWEPKKVGVFAFYCTDFCSALHQEMSGYARVSPKGSDVPLKWGLNEKLRENEQAAHDFYENAKQNANIGK is encoded by the coding sequence ATGAAAACACATTTTTTAAATTATGCAGCAGGATTGAGCCTGATTTTCTTAATGGCTTCCTGCGGCAATCAAGGATCAGAAACCTCCCAAGTACTGGGAGGTAGCGCAGCGGAGCAAGCCTATGTTGCTCCTGGTGAGTATGATGAATTTTATGCTTTTATGTCCGGAGGATACAGTGGACAAATAACAGCTTACGGATTGCCTTCTGGAAGATTATTGAAGGAAATTCCGGTTTTTTCAAAGTATCCTGAGAATGGATATGGATACAGCGAAGAAACAAAAGCGATGTTCAATACTTCTTATGGAGAAGTGCCATGGGATGACTCCCACCACATCGAACTTTCTCAAACTAATGGTGAGTTTGATGGAAGATGGTTATTTGTAAATGGTAATAATACGCCAAGAATAGCTCGTGTCGATTTGAAAACTTTTGAAACAGTAGAGATTTTAGAAATCCCTGATGTTGCAGGTTTACACTGTGCACCATTTATCACAGAGAATTCTGAGTATTTAGTTTCAGGAACTCGCTTTTCTGTCCCAATTCCTCAGAAAGATGTGCCAATCGATACTTACAAACAAAATTTCAAAGGCTTAATTAATTATGTCTCAGTTGACCCTGAGCATGGTCATATGGAATTGGCTTTCCAAATTGAAATGCCTGGTTTTAATTATGACTTGGCTAGAAACGGAAAAGGAAAATCTCATGGCTGGAGCTTTTTAACTACTTATAATTCGGAACAAGAGCATAGTCTTTTGGAGGTTAATGCTTCCCAAAAAGATAAAGATTTGATGGCCGTAATCAACTGGAAAAAGGCGGAACAGTATATGAAAGAAGGAAAGTTTACAGAAAGAGAGACTTCTTACTTCCATAATCTAATGAATGAGGAAACTACTATCGCGGAATCAGAGGAGAAAACTTTAACCAAAATTTTGGATCCAAAGAATTGTCCTGATATGGTGTATTTCATTCCAGTTCCAAAATCACCACATGGATGTGATGTAGACCCTACAGGAGAATACATTGTGGGTAATGGAAAGCTTTCTGCAGACATGTCTGTTTATTCTTTTGACAAAATCATGAAAGCAATTGAAGAAAAGAAATTCGATGGTGAATTTGATGGAATTCCGATTATCAGCTATGAGGCTGCATTAGATGGGATTGTTAAAAAGCCAGGTTTAGGGCCATTGCATACTGAATTTGACGGCAAAGGTAATGCTTATACTACTTTCTTTATATCTTCTGAAGTGGTGAAATGGGATGTAGAATCTAAAGAAATTTTAGATCGTCAGTCAACATTCTATTCTCCTGGTCACTTAGTAATTCCGGGAGGCGAAACTAGAAAACCAGATGGTAAATATCTAGTGGCAATGAATAAAATCACGAAAGATCGTTATTTACCGACAGGTCCAGAATTAGCCCACTCCGCTCAATTATTTGACATAAGCGGTGATAAAATGAAGTTGATCTTGGATTTCCCAACTAAGGGAGAGCCACATTATGCTCAGGCGATTGCAGCGGATAAAATCCAGCCAAATTCGGTTAAATTTTATGATATTGAGAACAATAAGCACCCACATGCAACTCTAGGCGAAAGCAAGACTAAAGTGGTGCGAGATGGCAATGAAGTACATGTTTACATGACAGCAATTAGAAGCCACCTTGCACCGGATAATATCGAAGGTTTCAAAGTGGGTGATAAAGTGTATTTCCACCTCACCAACCTTGAGCAAGATTGGGATGTGCCACACGGTTTTGCAATTCAAGGTGCTACGAATGCTGAACTCTTAGTGATGCCTGGTCAAACCAGAACATTAGTATGGGAGCCGAAAAAAGTGGGAGTATTTGCTTTCTATTGTA
- a CDS encoding c-type cytochrome — protein MKTIKILSTVLVGMLFIYACGSKEQSSSTAEKQTTEKQEKKVPETIKMGKGVGEFTEVEVSDPLNEEWTKRGEAIYDMKCSACHKLTDQRVVGPGFQGVTNRRKPEWIMNMITNVDVMLAEDPTAQKLLEECMTRMPNQNIKPDDARKILEFFRNNDMTKAGKKDEAIKS, from the coding sequence ATGAAAACAATAAAAATTTTATCAACAGTATTAGTAGGAATGCTTTTTATTTATGCTTGCGGGAGTAAGGAACAATCTTCTAGCACCGCTGAAAAGCAAACAACAGAAAAACAAGAAAAGAAAGTACCTGAAACCATAAAAATGGGCAAAGGAGTAGGAGAATTTACTGAAGTAGAAGTTTCCGATCCGTTAAACGAAGAATGGACAAAAAGAGGCGAAGCAATCTACGACATGAAATGTTCTGCCTGTCACAAATTAACAGATCAAAGAGTAGTTGGGCCAGGTTTCCAAGGCGTAACTAATCGTAGAAAACCTGAGTGGATCATGAATATGATTACCAATGTGGATGTAATGTTGGCTGAAGACCCAACAGCTCAAAAGCTATTGGAAGAATGTATGACCAGAATGCCAAACCAAAACATCAAACCAGATGATGCACGAAAAATATTAGAATTTTTTAGAAATAATGATATGACAAAAGCTGGTAAAAAAGACGAAGCAATTAAATCTTAA
- the ric gene encoding iron-sulfur cluster repair di-iron protein, whose product MNVYKEKTIGEWVAEDYRSASVFKSFGIDFCCKGGRSIQEACEAKNIPEREVEVALAEAVMDKPEKGDIDFKSWPMDLLADYIEKTHHRYVERAIEELKPYLTKICKVHGDSNPELHQIKQLFFESAGELTAHMKKEEFILFPHVRKLEKHLNDGSNVEAPHFGTVKNPIKMMMAEHEAEGDRFEEIASLSNNYTPPEHACNTYRVTFALLEEFENDLHRHIHLENNILFPKAVRVEESFNVLN is encoded by the coding sequence ATGAACGTTTACAAAGAAAAAACCATAGGAGAATGGGTGGCAGAAGATTACCGGTCAGCCTCAGTTTTTAAATCATTTGGTATTGATTTTTGCTGTAAAGGCGGTAGATCAATTCAGGAAGCATGTGAGGCAAAAAACATTCCTGAGCGAGAGGTCGAAGTAGCCTTAGCAGAAGCTGTAATGGACAAACCTGAGAAAGGAGATATTGACTTCAAATCATGGCCGATGGATCTTTTGGCTGACTACATAGAAAAAACACACCATAGATATGTAGAACGAGCAATAGAAGAGCTTAAGCCATACCTGACCAAAATTTGCAAAGTGCACGGGGATTCAAATCCGGAACTCCACCAGATAAAACAATTATTCTTTGAGTCAGCTGGCGAATTGACTGCACACATGAAAAAAGAAGAATTCATCCTATTCCCTCATGTTAGGAAATTGGAGAAACACTTGAATGACGGCAGTAATGTTGAAGCTCCTCATTTTGGAACGGTTAAAAACCCAATTAAAATGATGATGGCGGAGCACGAAGCTGAAGGAGATCGATTTGAAGAAATAGCAAGCTTAAGCAATAATTATACTCCACCGGAGCATGCTTGCAACACCTATAGAGTAACATTTGCACTGCTTGAAGAATTTGAAAATGATTTGCATAGACATATCCATTTAGAAAATAATATACTCTTTCCTAAAGCAGTGAGAGTGGAAGAAAGCTTTAATGTCTTAAATTGA
- a CDS encoding TonB-dependent receptor domain-containing protein, giving the protein MNITISMSKAITLLLAMLIGMSAYAQKKEKLTFLDAESKEPIVGLYFQYAKQSGASNENGQIELYFTEGEGLILSHINYGKWQLKSKELSEALISEEPLLKNKHIEILQPVSVISLRPNLAEKDQQLRLNDTEKIHHDAGAVLTLNPGINAIRKSPAFGFDPVMRGFKYDQLNVVIDGLQSASAACPNRMDPGSSQIMLNQIKKVEILKGPHALRYGNAFGTINFVSESPLFTPELALSGRASALYETNGNVIRNEAKVGLTSAQLNTGLLFSYSTGNDYKDGNGNSVASDFQRGSLGAYLHYKPTGSDLFSLTVNRNFARDVDFPTLGMDLRTDDTWMLNAAYEGELEGQFFTKWVNKGYYTKVDHLMDNLMKPLDPRLMNASTPAETENYGYRSELQKLSNNAQFFLGLDYKSESAEGERVRELLMGPNAGMKLYDNPWQKGKIDKSSLFSSYSLQVDNHSFHASGRIEYNRAQSLDSEETFENMYESTTANEINPAISLGFKTEINDNLSTAFWLARAQRSAGLTERYINYFAVGVDPYELLGNPGLSAEKNNQIDWVISFDEKVWQSEVNFFASYLTDYIGGVKTELQPKLMNSPGVRQFVNIGEVFKTGFEFNFNHMISESLSHSVQLAYTYAENLSWEEPLAEIAPLDLRYAISANLLDDRWRSSLNFRFVDRQNRVSAEFGEVKAPSFYLIGLESSFKITEKWHLKAGANNLLDQAYYEHLNRPILTTGEKIFAPGRNFYSMLIYRF; this is encoded by the coding sequence ATGAATATTACTATTTCTATGTCAAAGGCAATTACATTGCTTTTGGCTATGTTAATAGGCATGTCTGCCTATGCGCAAAAAAAAGAAAAATTGACGTTTTTGGATGCCGAATCCAAAGAACCTATCGTTGGCTTATATTTCCAATATGCTAAGCAATCCGGAGCTTCAAATGAAAATGGACAAATTGAACTGTATTTTACTGAAGGGGAAGGATTGATATTGAGTCATATCAATTATGGTAAGTGGCAACTTAAATCCAAGGAATTATCAGAAGCTTTAATTTCAGAAGAGCCTTTATTGAAAAACAAGCATATTGAGATCCTTCAACCCGTAAGTGTTATTAGTTTGAGACCTAATCTGGCTGAAAAAGATCAGCAGTTAAGGTTGAATGATACCGAAAAAATCCATCATGATGCTGGGGCAGTATTAACACTGAATCCTGGGATCAACGCTATTCGTAAAAGCCCTGCGTTTGGCTTTGACCCTGTCATGAGAGGGTTTAAATACGATCAGCTCAATGTTGTGATTGATGGCCTTCAGTCAGCAAGTGCTGCTTGCCCCAATAGAATGGATCCTGGAAGCAGTCAAATTATGTTGAATCAAATCAAGAAAGTGGAAATCTTAAAAGGCCCGCATGCATTGCGTTATGGAAATGCATTTGGTACCATTAATTTTGTATCTGAGTCACCACTCTTTACACCTGAATTAGCTTTAAGCGGAAGAGCATCTGCTTTATATGAAACGAACGGAAATGTAATCAGAAATGAAGCGAAAGTGGGTTTAACTTCTGCTCAGCTAAATACTGGCTTACTTTTTTCTTATTCGACAGGGAACGACTATAAAGATGGGAATGGTAATTCTGTAGCCAGTGATTTCCAAAGAGGGAGTTTAGGCGCTTATCTCCATTATAAACCTACAGGGTCAGATCTTTTTTCATTAACAGTGAATAGAAATTTTGCTCGCGATGTAGATTTTCCAACACTCGGAATGGATTTGAGAACAGACGATACTTGGATGTTAAATGCAGCGTATGAAGGCGAACTGGAAGGACAATTTTTTACCAAATGGGTCAATAAGGGCTACTATACTAAAGTAGATCACTTGATGGATAACCTTATGAAGCCTTTGGATCCACGGTTGATGAATGCTTCCACTCCTGCAGAAACCGAGAACTACGGTTACCGATCTGAATTACAGAAATTAAGTAATAACGCTCAGTTTTTCCTTGGATTAGATTATAAATCTGAATCAGCTGAAGGAGAAAGGGTACGCGAACTCTTAATGGGACCAAATGCGGGAATGAAACTATACGATAATCCATGGCAAAAAGGGAAAATTGATAAATCTTCTCTTTTTTCTTCTTACTCCTTACAAGTGGATAATCATTCTTTCCATGCGTCTGGAAGAATTGAATATAACCGAGCACAAAGTTTGGATTCAGAAGAAACCTTTGAAAATATGTATGAATCCACAACTGCGAATGAAATTAACCCAGCCATAAGCTTAGGGTTCAAGACAGAGATAAATGATAATTTATCCACCGCCTTTTGGTTAGCAAGGGCACAGAGAAGTGCGGGCTTGACAGAGCGCTACATCAATTATTTTGCGGTGGGGGTCGATCCCTATGAATTACTTGGGAATCCAGGACTTAGCGCAGAAAAAAATAATCAAATTGACTGGGTTATTAGTTTTGATGAAAAAGTTTGGCAATCAGAAGTGAACTTTTTTGCATCCTACTTAACCGATTACATAGGAGGAGTTAAAACAGAACTTCAACCTAAGTTAATGAACAGCCCAGGCGTTCGGCAATTTGTAAACATTGGAGAAGTATTTAAGACTGGCTTTGAATTCAATTTCAATCATATGATTTCAGAAAGCTTAAGTCACTCGGTACAGTTAGCATATACGTATGCAGAGAATTTGAGCTGGGAAGAACCCTTGGCGGAGATTGCTCCTCTAGATTTAAGGTACGCCATTAGTGCTAATCTGCTGGACGATAGATGGCGTAGTAGTCTAAATTTCAGATTTGTAGATAGACAAAACAGAGTATCTGCTGAGTTTGGAGAAGTCAAGGCGCCTTCTTTTTATCTGATCGGTCTTGAATCTTCATTTAAAATTACTGAAAAGTGGCACCTGAAAGCTGGAGCTAACAATTTATTAGATCAGGCATACTATGAACATTTAAATCGGCCTATTTTAACTACTGGAGAAAAGATTTTTGCACCAGGTAGAAATTTTTATTCTATGTTAATTTATAGATTCTAA
- a CDS encoding SCO family protein — protein sequence MKTLILIFAATLLFACNNAEETSIKEESNGITSKAEFNDLSIFNITSEWTTQHNEQIEFKDLQGSVLAVIMVYTSCQTACPRLAADMRNIEEQVAEKGKENVKYVLVSIDPENDTPERLTQFGKDYQLEGDQWLFLRGTEETVREFANVVAVKYKQISPIDFSHSNIISVFDAEGVMQHQQEGLGVNNKETIQKIIELSN from the coding sequence ATGAAGACATTAATTCTAATTTTCGCGGCCACTTTGTTATTTGCATGTAATAATGCGGAAGAAACCAGCATCAAGGAAGAAAGCAATGGAATTACATCCAAAGCAGAATTTAATGATTTATCAATTTTCAATATCACTTCCGAATGGACGACCCAGCACAATGAACAAATAGAGTTCAAAGATTTGCAAGGCAGCGTTTTAGCTGTGATTATGGTGTATACATCATGCCAAACAGCATGTCCGAGATTAGCGGCTGATATGCGCAATATTGAAGAGCAAGTGGCTGAAAAAGGGAAGGAAAATGTGAAATATGTTTTAGTTAGTATTGACCCTGAAAATGATACTCCCGAACGATTAACTCAATTTGGGAAAGACTATCAGTTGGAAGGCGATCAGTGGCTATTCCTAAGGGGAACGGAGGAAACGGTTAGGGAATTTGCCAATGTGGTGGCCGTAAAATACAAACAAATATCCCCTATTGATTTTTCGCACTCTAATATTATTTCTGTTTTTGATGCAGAAGGAGTTATGCAGCACCAGCAAGAAGGCTTGGGTGTAAACAATAAAGAGACTATTCAAAAAATAATAGAATTAAGTAACTAA
- a CDS encoding formylglycine-generating enzyme family protein, giving the protein MLRYFTIAILFLFHLNVNGQDLEMRKIEGGVYIPLYGSQEEVQVEIESFYMDTKPVTHQEFAKFIMQYPQWSKENVKALFADASYLIKWTAAGEVPEHLKNSPVNNVSWYAAKAYCECQDKRLPTTDEWEFAAKASENSVDAREDSLFNQKIVSGYEKPKTYLKEVGKSSPNYYGVYDLHGLVWEWVYDFNSIIITGESRSNNNTDTNLFCAGGAVSANDLMNYAAFMRYAIRSSLKARNTMTNMGFRCVQDANESKNTNL; this is encoded by the coding sequence ATGCTTAGATATTTCACCATAGCAATCTTGTTCTTATTCCATTTAAATGTAAATGGGCAAGATCTTGAGATGCGCAAAATTGAAGGGGGAGTCTACATCCCCCTTTATGGAAGCCAAGAAGAAGTGCAGGTTGAAATTGAGTCATTCTATATGGATACTAAACCTGTTACCCATCAAGAGTTTGCTAAATTTATCATGCAATATCCTCAATGGTCTAAGGAAAATGTGAAAGCCTTATTTGCAGATGCCAGCTATCTGATCAAATGGACTGCCGCTGGTGAAGTACCTGAGCATTTAAAAAACAGCCCTGTCAACAATGTCTCTTGGTATGCAGCCAAAGCTTATTGTGAATGTCAGGATAAACGACTTCCTACAACCGATGAATGGGAATTTGCCGCAAAGGCTAGTGAGAATTCAGTTGATGCTAGAGAAGACAGTTTATTCAATCAAAAGATAGTGTCAGGTTATGAAAAACCTAAAACCTACTTGAAAGAAGTAGGAAAAAGCAGTCCGAATTATTATGGTGTTTATGATTTACATGGCTTGGTTTGGGAATGGGTTTATGATTTCAACAGCATCATCATTACAGGAGAATCAAGATCCAATAATAATACAGATACCAATTTGTTTTGTGCAGGTGGAGCAGTAAGTGCCAATGATTTAATGAATTATGCCGCTTTTATGCGCTATGCAATCAGGTCAAGTTTAAAAGCCAGAAATACAATGACGAATATGGGCTTTCGCTGTGTACAAGATGCGAATGAATCCAAAAATACCAATTTATAA
- the nirK gene encoding copper-containing nitrite reductase: MKTHRKTQNRITYLFFALLFPFLFSACQQQEEIVKSNRNKNEDIKVLGAMKAELTSPPNVPKPIGKRMAKRLFVDMEILEEVAEMDNGVEYVYWTFGGSVPGSFIRTRVGDIVEFTLKNHPDNKLPHNIDLHAVTGQGGGAEASFVAPGQQKTFSFKTLNPGLYVYHCATAPVGMHIANGMYGLILVEPLGGLPPVDKEYYVMQGDFYTKGKHGEKGLQDFDLQKAVDENPDYVVFNGKVGALTGENALTAQVGETVRIFFGNGGPNLASSFHVIGEIFDKVYLEGGKSINENVQTTLVPAGGSAILEFTVESPDNLVLVDHSIFRAFNKGALGILSVSGDENHVVYDEGSEAVPYNPQSEIAESTPPQEKEVEAVVEEPAPAPADFDLQTSITAGKKIYSQNCLACHQAEGQGIPKTFPPLANSDYLNGHPVKAIDAVVNGLTGEITVNGETYNSAMPAQRLSDEDVAAVLNYVYSNWGNNGTTITPEQVKNNK, translated from the coding sequence ATGAAAACGCATAGAAAGACTCAGAATCGAATCACTTATTTGTTTTTTGCCCTGCTATTTCCTTTTCTTTTTTCGGCTTGTCAGCAACAAGAGGAAATTGTGAAATCGAACAGAAATAAAAATGAAGACATTAAAGTTCTTGGTGCAATGAAAGCCGAATTGACTTCTCCTCCAAACGTGCCAAAACCCATTGGTAAAAGAATGGCTAAAAGACTTTTTGTTGATATGGAAATTTTGGAGGAGGTAGCCGAAATGGACAATGGTGTTGAATACGTTTATTGGACTTTTGGTGGAAGCGTTCCCGGTTCATTTATTAGAACAAGAGTGGGCGATATAGTAGAATTCACGCTTAAAAATCACCCTGACAATAAATTACCACATAATATTGACTTGCATGCTGTAACCGGTCAAGGAGGTGGAGCTGAAGCTTCATTCGTAGCGCCAGGGCAACAAAAGACTTTCTCTTTTAAAACCCTAAATCCTGGGTTATATGTTTACCACTGTGCAACAGCTCCTGTGGGGATGCACATTGCCAACGGAATGTACGGATTAATCTTGGTAGAGCCACTAGGAGGTTTACCGCCAGTAGATAAGGAATATTATGTGATGCAAGGAGATTTCTATACTAAAGGCAAACACGGTGAAAAAGGTTTACAGGACTTTGATTTACAAAAAGCGGTAGATGAAAACCCAGATTATGTTGTCTTTAATGGGAAAGTAGGCGCTTTAACAGGAGAAAATGCGCTTACTGCTCAAGTAGGAGAAACCGTAAGAATTTTCTTTGGAAATGGCGGTCCAAATCTTGCTTCTTCTTTTCATGTAATTGGTGAAATTTTTGATAAAGTTTATTTAGAAGGCGGTAAGAGCATTAACGAAAATGTACAAACTACTTTAGTTCCAGCTGGTGGATCAGCAATTTTGGAATTTACTGTGGAATCTCCTGATAATTTGGTTTTGGTTGATCACTCAATTTTCAGAGCTTTTAATAAAGGCGCTTTAGGCATACTAAGTGTATCTGGAGATGAAAACCATGTGGTATATGACGAAGGTTCTGAGGCTGTACCTTATAACCCACAGTCGGAAATTGCAGAGAGTACTCCTCCTCAGGAAAAAGAAGTTGAAGCTGTAGTTGAAGAGCCAGCTCCAGCACCAGCTGACTTTGATCTCCAGACAAGTATCACTGCAGGGAAAAAGATTTATTCGCAAAACTGTTTAGCATGTCACCAGGCTGAAGGCCAGGGAATTCCTAAAACTTTCCCTCCACTTGCAAATTCTGACTATCTGAATGGGCATCCTGTTAAAGCAATTGACGCAGTGGTAAATGGTTTAACAGGTGAGATTACAGTAAACGGTGAAACCTATAACAGTGCAATGCCTGCTCAAAGATTGAGCGATGAAGATGTAGCGGCTGTGCTCAATTATGTTTACAGTAATTGGGGTAATAATGGGACAACTATTACACCGGAACAAGTTAAAAATAATAAATAA
- a CDS encoding Crp/Fnr family transcriptional regulator: MPQKTNKISCEECTTTSCFVKKTNPEWLAKISEFKNQVVYPKGQYIFSEGSPVFGAYFIQSGDVKIVSSSFSGRQNIVRLAKNGHMMGHKGVAKENYPIGAVALNDARVCFLNNELLYDAFLNNTHFTIEIMMFYSKELRKSEMRNKFFAQMTTDEKVAYAIVYAGEIVGQKNNKGQIMITLSRQELAQIAGTNAEQVSRTISHMKNDGLLSLDGRCICIESLPEMYNLLSEYEQFI, from the coding sequence ATGCCCCAAAAAACCAATAAAATAAGCTGCGAAGAATGTACTACCACTTCATGTTTTGTAAAAAAGACAAATCCGGAGTGGTTGGCTAAAATCAGTGAATTCAAAAATCAAGTGGTTTACCCAAAAGGGCAATATATTTTCTCTGAGGGCTCTCCAGTATTTGGCGCCTATTTTATTCAGTCAGGGGATGTTAAAATTGTGAGTAGTAGTTTTTCAGGCAGACAAAATATTGTTCGATTAGCAAAGAATGGGCATATGATGGGACATAAAGGAGTGGCAAAGGAAAATTATCCAATAGGTGCGGTGGCACTCAACGATGCCCGTGTTTGTTTTCTTAATAATGAGTTGCTATATGATGCTTTTTTGAATAATACGCATTTCACTATTGAGATCATGATGTTCTACTCAAAAGAACTTCGTAAAAGTGAAATGCGAAACAAGTTCTTTGCCCAAATGACCACAGATGAAAAGGTAGCTTACGCTATTGTTTATGCAGGAGAAATAGTGGGACAGAAGAATAATAAAGGGCAAATTATGATTACGCTCAGTAGACAAGAACTTGCACAGATTGCCGGAACCAATGCCGAACAAGTTAGCCGAACCATTAGCCATATGAAAAATGATGGCTTATTATCCTTGGATGGACGTTGTATTTGCATTGAAAGCCTCCCAGAGATGTATAATTTACTCTCCGAGTACGAACAGTTTATTTAA
- a CDS encoding TetR/AcrR family transcriptional regulator codes for MKKITKRQLEIIEAAGKILTASGVGGLTIKNLAKEMDFSESAIYRHFSSKQDIIIAMLEYLAKNMDERYGVAISEDQSVEEKFISLFTSQFTFFKSNPYFVVAVFSDGLMEESQKVNDTIHKIMTVKMKHLKPIIMQGQRDDIFTNEISVEELLNVVMGSFRLFMFKWRIADFKYDIEEPGHKMIQTLLKLLKKK; via the coding sequence ATGAAAAAGATAACCAAAAGACAGTTAGAAATCATAGAAGCCGCAGGCAAAATACTTACTGCTTCTGGCGTAGGAGGATTAACCATAAAAAACCTGGCTAAGGAAATGGATTTTTCTGAAAGCGCAATTTACCGTCATTTCTCTAGCAAGCAAGATATTATTATTGCCATGCTTGAGTATTTGGCAAAAAATATGGACGAAAGATATGGAGTAGCTATTTCCGAGGATCAATCTGTTGAAGAAAAATTCATTAGCCTCTTTACCAGCCAATTTACATTTTTCAAAAGTAATCCATATTTCGTGGTAGCGGTTTTCTCTGATGGATTAATGGAAGAAAGCCAGAAAGTAAATGATACTATACATAAAATCATGACTGTAAAAATGAAACATTTAAAACCCATCATCATGCAAGGGCAAAGAGATGACATTTTTACAAATGAAATATCCGTAGAGGAATTACTAAATGTGGTCATGGGTTCTTTTAGGCTATTTATGTTTAAGTGGCGAATTGCTGATTTTAAATATGACATAGAGGAACCAGGACATAAAATGATACAAACACTTTTAAAACTTTTAAAGAAGAAATGA